A genomic window from Leptospiraceae bacterium includes:
- a CDS encoding PrsW family intramembrane metalloprotease: MELLLLLVASLLPGLILLYYIFYMDRNEKEPIGLIIKSVSLGALSTLLAIAVEVAFESLHPIFTDGNKTLTSAFVKSFIQIAPIEEFSKLIVVLLFIWKQADFNEENDGIVYVSASAIGFAMFENIFYVLEGGLSIGILRSVTAMPLHCFTGVIMGYYVGLAKFSLSYQETKKKILLGFVLAVVIHGLYDSFAMSGTNLALLLLPTVILLIVVGIKTLKKGRELSLSRWGLHSEEAGLNINHTREPETNGEVSISKWKIWISRPIFILCFSFWVLLFIGSGKHEVYELIMGGIILTVIPLSLVFLLEFSYYQNKKRIPENVRL; the protein is encoded by the coding sequence ATGGAACTTTTACTTCTCTTAGTCGCATCTTTACTCCCGGGTCTGATTCTTCTATACTATATATTTTATATGGACAGAAATGAGAAAGAACCGATAGGTCTAATCATAAAATCTGTTAGCCTTGGAGCATTATCTACGCTTCTGGCGATTGCTGTAGAAGTAGCTTTTGAATCTCTTCACCCTATATTTACCGATGGAAATAAAACTTTAACATCTGCTTTTGTAAAATCATTTATTCAAATAGCTCCTATCGAAGAGTTTAGTAAATTAATTGTAGTTTTATTATTTATTTGGAAACAGGCGGATTTCAATGAAGAGAATGATGGTATTGTTTATGTGAGTGCCAGTGCGATTGGTTTTGCTATGTTTGAAAATATTTTCTATGTCTTAGAGGGCGGATTGAGTATCGGTATATTGCGTTCTGTTACAGCTATGCCCTTACATTGCTTTACGGGTGTAATTATGGGATACTATGTAGGATTAGCTAAATTTTCTTTATCTTACCAGGAAACAAAGAAAAAGATTCTTTTAGGTTTTGTTCTGGCTGTTGTGATTCATGGACTTTATGATTCATTTGCCATGTCAGGGACGAATCTTGCTTTGTTACTGTTGCCTACCGTAATTTTATTAATTGTAGTGGGAATCAAGACATTAAAAAAGGGCAGGGAGCTTTCTTTAAGCAGATGGGGATTGCATTCTGAAGAAGCAGGTCTAAATATAAACCATACGAGAGAACCTGAAACAAATGGAGAAGTTTCTATTTCTAAGTGGAAAATCTGGATTTCGCGACCAATTTTCATTTTATGTTTCAGTTTCTGGGTATTACTTTTTATTGGTTCTGGCAAGCATGAAGTATATGAACTGATTATGGGAGGAATTATTTTGACGGTTATTCCCTTGAGCCTGGTTTTTCTTTTAGAGTTTTCTTATTACCAAAATAAAAAAAGAATACCGGAAAACGTGAGATTATGA